The DNA region CCTGGGTGATCACGGTCTGCACGCCGTCGTTGTAGACGAGATACGCCAGCAGGAAGAGCATCGTCAGGCGGTAGCGCCTCAATTCACGGAAAGTACCGGCCAGTTGGCGCCAGCCGGTGAGCAGCGAGAAGCCGGAACCGGCCACCGCACCGGGGCGTTCGCGCAGCCGCAGCAGCGGCACGACCGTGAAGAGAGCCCACCACAGACCGGCCGACGCGAGGCAGATCCGCACCGCCGACCCCTCCGTCACGCCGATCTCCTCGTGCTGGAGGAACAACGCGAGATTCGCGACCAGCACCACAGAGCCCGCGGCGTAGCCGAAGGCCCAGCCGCGGGAGGAGACCGCGTCACGCTCCTCGGGCCCGGCGATCTGCGGGAGGAAGGCGTTGTAGATGACGGCCGACGTCGCGAAGGACACGTTCGCCACCACCAGCAGTGCGCCGCCCAGCAGATAGCGGTCCCCGTCGAGGAAGAACATCGCTGCCGTGGCGCCCGCGCCGATGTACGCGAACAGTCCCAGGATCGGCTTCTTGCGGCCCGTATGGTCCGCTATCGCGCCTACCAGCGGCATAACCAGCACCGACAGCAGCACCGACAGGGACACCGCGTAGGCGAAGTAGGAGCCCGCGCGCACATCGAGACCCAGCGGATGCACATAACCCTCGGCGTCCGCCGCGGACTTGGCGACCTCCGTCAGATAGGGACCGAGGAAGACGGTCAGCACGCTGGTGGAGAAGACGGAGTTCGCCCAGTCGTAGAAGTACCAGCCCTGCTGCTCCCGGCGGCGCTCGGCGGTGCCGTCCCCGGCACCGGTAACGACAGCACTCACGGTCGTCCCCCTCGTTACGGCGGCGCCGCCGCGGCTGTGTGCGTACGCGGACGCCGGGGCGCCCGGCCGCCGCTCTACCGGGGTCCGGGCCCGGGCATCCACGCACCCCGCTCGGTGAGGACGTCGCGCAGTGTCTCGATGTGATCGGTCACAATGCCGTCAACTCCCAGGTCGAGCAACTCCCGCATCCGGTTTCTCTCGTTCACTGTCCAAACGTGCACCTGCATCCAGCGCGCGTGCGCCGCCCGTACGAAGGCCCGGTCGACCACGCGGATCCCCGACCGGTGCTCCGGAACCTGCACGCACACGGCGCTGGCGCGCACCGCCCGCGCCGGTACCAGTCCGTACGAACGCAGCCTCAGCCGCACCACGCCCCGGGTGCCGAGCGACGTCGCGAGCCGCGGCCCGGCCAGGGCCTGTGCCCTGGCGACCCGCTCCTCCTCGAAGGAGCCGACGCATACGCGCGGCCACGCGTCCTGCTCGTCCAGCAGCTCCAGCAGCGGTACGAGCGCGGCCTCCGATTTCACGTCGATGTTCCAGCGCGCGCCGGGGAAGGCCCGCAGCAACTCCCGCATCAGCGGCAGCGGTTCACGGCCTCCGACGAGGGCCTGGCGCACCTGCGACCAGGGGAGTCCGGCGATGGGGCCGCTCGCGTCCGTCATCCGGTCCAGGGTCTCGTCGTGGAAGGCGACGAGCCGGCCGTCGGCGGTGGCGTGCACGTCCGTCTCCAGATAGCGGTAGCCGAGGGCGACGGCGCGGGCGAAGGCGCTGTGGGTGTTCTCCAGCCCGTCGGCCGCGCCGCCGCGGTGCGCGAGGGCCAGCGGGCCGCGGTGGTCGAGGAACGGATGGCGCGGCACGCGCCGCACCGCGGCCGTGTGCACGGGAAGCGGGGCGGGCCGGTGACGCGGGCCGTGCGCGGTGGAAGGTCGCGGGTCGGTGGTCATCGCCGCAGTATCGCGCCCCCGCGCCACCATGGGCGCCGCTGCCCCAGAACCGGCGCACCTTCTCCCTCTCCCTCTCCCTCTCCTTGTCTGTCGCCGTCGCCGTCGCCGTCGCCTTGTCCGTCGCCTTCCGGGCGGCGGGCGCCGCGTGCCACCACGCGTGAGCCGGGTGCGGGACCGCCGGTTCCGCCCCTGCCGCCCGTGCCGCCCGGCTCCCGTTGTCCCGGCATGCCGAAGACGCGGAGGAAGAGCTGTGAGAGCGGGCCGATGGCGACGGCGTAGACCACGGTGCCCGCGCCCGCCGTGCCGCCCAGCAGCAGACCGGAGACGAGCACGGACGCTTCGATCGCGGTGCGCACCAGACGTACCGAACGGCCGGTGACCCGGTGCAGTCCCGTCATCAGCCCGTCCCTGGGGCCGGGCCCGAAGCGGGCGGAGATATACAGCCCGGTGGCGACGCCGTTGAGCACCACGGCGGCGGTCACCAGCAGAATCCGCAACGTCAGGGACTGCGGCGCGGGAGCGAGGCGGATCGTCGCGTCCATGGCCAGCCCTACGAGCACGACGTTGGAGACGGTGCCCAGACCGGCGCGCTGCCGCATCGGCAGCCACAGCAGCAGTACGACGGCGCCCGCCGCGATCGAGACCGTGCCGATGGACAGGCCGGTGAGCCGCGCGAGGCCCTGATGCAGCACGTCCCACGGGGGAAGTCCCAGACCGGAGCGCACCATCAGGCCGATGCTGGCCCCGTACAGCAGCAGACCCGCGTAGAGCATCACCAGCCGCCGTGCCAGTCGCCGGGGAGGGCGCCCGCCCGTAGCCGGAGTGCCTTCGGGGCGCGGCCTGCGAGGCGTCGAAGGTGTCAACGGGGGCTCCTTCCCTGCCGGTTGCGGCACCGGCAGGGCTGCCGCTGGCGCCGGTGAAGCGTTGCGTGGCAGTCTGAAACCACGAACCAGGCCACATCCATGGCCAATCAGCGGAAGGTGGACCGCAAACATGGTGCAGTGGACCTCTGCCGTCGGCGCGCCACAGCTTGCCCGGCTGCTGGCGTCGCAGCGCGCGGCGACCGCCGCCGACGCGGGACACCGGGTACCGGCGTACCGTTCGCTGGCCGACGGCGTGCGGCTGCTCGTACTGGAGGGCCGCATCCCCGTGGCCGCCCGCCTGCCCGCGGAGCGGGAACTCGCCGCGGCGCTGCGCGTCAGCCGTACGACCGTTGCCGCCGCCTTCGAGGCGCTGCGCAACGACGGATTCCTCGCGTCACGCCGCGGCTCGGGAAGCTGGACCGCCGTGCCCGCGGGAAAGCCGCTGCCCACCCGCGGGCTGGAGCCGCTGCCGCCCGAGTCCGCCGGGTCCGTCATCGATCTGGCCTGCGCCACCTTCCTGGCGCCCGAACCCCATCTCACCGACGCCTTCCAGGGCGCCGTCCGGGACCTCGCGCCCTATACCGACACCCACGGCAACTACCCGGGCGGACTGCCCGCGCTGCGTGAGGCGCTGGCCGCGCGCTACACCGCACGCGGCGTCCCGACGATGCCCGAGCAGATCATGGTCACCACCGGTGCGATGGGCGCGGTCGCCGCCCTGGCACGGCAGTTGGTGCCCCGCAGCGAACGCGTCGCCGTCGAGCACCCCTCGTACGCCAATGTGCTGCACCTGCTGCGCGACGCCGGTGCCCGCCTCGTGCCGGTGCCCATGGCCGGCGAACTGGCCGGCTGGGACCTTCCCACCTGGCGTCAGGCGTTCCGTGAGAGCGCGCCGCGCATGGCGTACGTCATCGCCGACTACCACAACCCCACCGGCGCCCTCGCCCCCGACGAGCAGCGGCGCGAGATGGTCGAGGCGGCACGCGCGGCCGGTACGGTCCTCGTCGCCGACGAGTCGATGACCGACCTGACGCTGGACGAGGACGTCCGACTGCCCCGTCCCATGGCCTCGTTCGACCCCGGCGGCTCCACCGTCATCACCGTCGGCTCCGTCAGCAAGGCGGTCTGGGCGGGCCTGCGCATCGGCTGGGTGAGGGCGTCGCCCGAGATGATCCGCAGCCTCGTCGCCGCCCGCGTCTACGCCGACTTGGGCAGCCCCGTACTCGAACAGCTCGCCGTGGCACGGCTGATGACGGGCGACGGCTGGGAGTCGGCCGTCGCCGCGCGCCGCGCCGGAGCCCGCGCCAACCGCGACGCGCTCGTCGCCGAACTCCACGACCGGCTGCCCGACTGGGAGTTCAGCGTCCCGCGCGGCGGGCTGACGCTGTGGGCACGCACCGGCGGCCTGTCCGGTTCACGCATCGCCGACGCGGGCGAGCGCATCGGCGTACGCGTGCCCGCGGGCACCCGCTTCGGCGTCGACGGTGCCTTCGAGGGCTACGTGCGGCTGCTGTTCACCGTGGCGGGCCCGGTCGTGGGCGAGGCGGTCGCCCGTCTGGCCAAAGCGGCAGACCTCGTACGCGCGGGCGCGGTCGCCGACGGGGACGTGCCGCGCACCTACGTCGCCTGAGCCCCCGCCACCGGACTCGCATCCCGCCCGGGTCCACGCCCGGCGGTCCCGGTCCTCAAGTGCCGGACGTACGCAGCGACTTGGGCGGCGTCGCCGTGCGGGCGGCCGGTCCCGCCTCCGTGCGCTCTGCCTTGGCCGCCTGCGCCTGCGTCTCCGCCGTGGCCTGCCCCGCCAGGGCCTTGGCCTGCGTCGCGGCGAGCGGCGGCAGCAGCCCCAGCACGGCCTGGCGCCCGGCGTCGTCCGCCGCTTCGTCGAGCGGATCGGGCGCCCCGGGCACCTGTAGCCGCAGCACCGCCCCCGCCCCGAGCCGAGCGAAGCCCCGCCCCGGCGGAGCCTGCGGGCCCGGCGGCGAGACCGTCGCCGCACCGAGCACCGCCCAGGTCTCCTCGGGCGTCGCGGCGCCGAGCAGCACCCGCGCCCTGGCGTACGAACGCAGCGCCCCGCCCAGTTCGTCCACGCAGTCGAAGTGCTCGGCCACCACCACCGTCACCCGCGCGGACCGGCCGTGCGCCAGCGGCGCCCCAAGCAGCTCGCGCAGATCCTGCCGCCCCTCCGTACGGGCCAGATGGCTCAGCGCCGACGGCCGGTCGAGGACGACCCACAGCGGCCGCCGCACATCGTCCGGCACCGGCCGCGCCGCCTGCCGTGCCCGGCTCGCCTCCGACAGGCGCCGCTGCGTCTCGTGCACCACCCACTCCAGCGCGGCGACCGCCCCGGACGGCGACGTCTCCACGGCCAGAACGCCCTGCCGCCCCGTCAGACACGCATGGCCGCCCGAGCCGTCCCCGTCGACGACGACCACGTCACCGTGCTCAAGGGCCTGGATCATCACCGACCGCAGCAGCGTGCTCGACCCCGCCCCGGGCGCGGCGGCGACCAGCAGATGCGGCTCCGCGGAGCGCGTGCCCGTGCGCCACACCACCGGCGGGACGTCACGGGGCCGCCCGCCGTCGGTGACGGGAATGCGCCGAGGCACCGCCTCGGCATCGGTGAAGCCCAGCACGATCTCGCCGGGCGCCGTCACGAAACGCTGCGCGCGGATGCCCTGCGGCAGCGGCCCGGGTGCCGTCATCTCCAGCCGGTTGCGTTCCTCGTCCCATACGAAGCGGTACTCGCGATCCCGCCCGGACTTGGCACACAGCCGCTGCTCGACGGCCAACCGGTGCGACGGGTCGCTGTCGGCGAAGTGGGCGGGATAGCGCACCAGCAGACGCGCGATGCGCCCGTCGTCGCCGAACTCCGCCTCCTCGAAGGCCCGTTCCCATGCGCCGTCGTGTGCGTACAGCGGCTCGCGGTCCGGGTCGTCCCGCAGCGCGAAGCACGGCACCAGCGCTTCGTAGACCGCCTGGAGCCGGGCGTTCTCCGCCTCCTCACGTGCGGCGCCGCCCGCACGCGCACCCTCGCGCCCATGCCAGGCGGCGGCGCCCACCACCACGGCAACGGCGAGCACCGGCCCCCACGGCAGCAGCCCCACCGCCATCAAGGCCACCGCGGAGAGGAAGACCACCGGCCCGCGCCGCTCCTTCGGAGCCCGCGCCCACCAGCGCAGCGCCAGCACCGTCAGCCGGATCAGGCCGCGCAGGAGGACGATCAGCGGATGCAGTACGTCCAGCAGACCGTCGGCGCCGGCCCGTACGACGTCGCGAACCGGACGTACGGACGCGCCCGTACTCGCCGGCTGCCGGGAGAGGATCGGCCAACGCACCACCACGGAACCTCCTGTGACGAAAGCACCGCGCGGCGCGGGACACGAGACGGCGATGCGCCCGGTGCCCCGCGCCGCGCGGCGCGCTAGAACTTCAGACCGCCCAGCAGCCCTGCCAGGCTGGCGCCGCCCGCCTTGATGCTGGGCGCGATAGCGGTGCCCGCCAGATAGAAGCCGAAGAGGGCGCAGACCAGGGCGTGGGAGATCTTGAGCCCGTCCTTGCGGGTGAAGAGGAAGATGATGAAGCCGAGCAGGAGGACGCCGGAGACACTGAGGATCATGGGGGACTCCTGATGTAGGGGATTCTCACCCTGAGTTCTCCCAGAGTCACAGAAAGTGGCTGAGCTGGGAAACTGGCACACGGGTGATTCGGCGGCCCGTGCGGCCGCGGAGACCCCGCGTGACCGCCGAAGTCCCGTAGCCACGGCGCGAGTTGGCGTCGCGGGCGGATGCCGGTGCCGGGCGGTACTCCCGCAGGTCCCCGCCCCGTCGGATCCCGCCTTCGGGTCCGCGGGCGAGCCAGGGCCCACGCCCGCTGCGCGCCGCCACCCCTGCCCGTAGCGCCCCCTGGCCGCAGGGTGCTTCGTCCGCAGATTGACTGATTCGTCATGGAATCATCTGCGCTGTGCTGTCGCTGATCCTCCTCCACTTCGCCGGGGCGTGCTCCGCTCCGCTCCTGGTGCGGTGGCTGGGCCCAAGGGCCTTCCTCGTACTGGCCCTTATCCCGGCGGCGGCACTGGCCTGGGCCGTACGGCACTACGGGGACGTGACGGCAGGCGAGGCCGTCGTCGAGCGGTGGCCGTGGATGCCGGTGCTCGGCGTGGAGCTGGAGCTGCGCTGCGATGCGCTGGCCCTGCTGATGGTCGCCGTCGTCGGCGGCGTCGGCGCGCTCGTACTGGTCTACTGCGCGGGCTACTTCGCCCGGCCCGCGTTCTCCCTCGGGCAGTTCGCGGGGACGCTCACCGCGTTCGCCGGCGCGATGCTCGGCCTCGTACTCGCTGACGACCTGATCGTGCTGTACGTGATGTGGGAGCTGACCACCGTCTTCTCCTTCCTCCTCATCGGCCACGTCCCCGAACGGCGCCCCAACCGGCTCGCCGCGCTCCAGGCGCTGATGGTGACCGTCACCGGCGGACTCGCCATGCTGGTGGGCTTCCTGATGCTCGGCCACGCCGCAGGCACCTACCGCCTCTCCGGCATCCTCGCCGACCCGCCGTCGGCCGACGCTCCCGTGGTCGCGGCACTGGTGCTGATCCTCGCCGGTGCCCTGTCGAAGTCCGCGCTGTGGCCCTTCAGTTTCTGGCTGCCCGGCGCGATGGCCGCACCCACACCCGTATCCGCGTATCTGCACGCCGCGGCCATGGTCAAGGCCGGGGTCTACCTCGTCGCGCGACTCGCACCGGCCTACGCGCACGTCCCCGCCTGGCGCACGATCGTCCTCACCCTCGGCGCCGCGACGATGCTGCTCGGCGGCTGGCGCGCACTGCGTGAGAAGGACCTCAAGCGGCTGCTCGCCTACGGCACCGTCAGCCAGCTCGGCTACCTCACCGTGCTGACCGGCACGGGCACCCGCGTCGCGGCCCTCGCAGGTGCCGCGGCGCTGCTCGCACACGCCCTGTTCAAGGCGCCGCTCTTCCTCGTCGTCGGCATCGTCGACCACGCCACCGGCACCCGGCAGACCGACCGCCTCTCAGGGCTGGCCCGTGCGATGCCAGGCGTGTGCGCAGTGGCCGTAGCCGCGGGCGCGTCGATGGCGGGACTGCCGCCGCTGCTCGGTTTCGCCGCGAAGGAGGCCGCGTTCACGGCGCTGCTGCACCCCGGATCGGACGGGCCGCCCGCATCCGCTTCGGCCGCCGTAGTGGTCGCCCTCACGGCGGGCACGGCACTGACGACGGCGTACACGCTGCGATTCCTGTGGGGCGCCTTCGGTACGAAGACCTCCGGGGTCGCCACCAGCGCCCCGACCGCCGTACGCACGCCCGTCAGCCCGCTGCTGACCGTGCCGGCGGCCGTCTGCGCACTGGCGGGAGCCGCACTCGGTCCGGGCGCCTTCAGCCTCGGACCGCTGCTCGGCGACTACGCCCGCGCCTTCCCGCCGTCCAGGGCCGTGCCTTCCGCGCCCTACGAACTGGCGATGTGGCACGGAGCGAGCGCCGCACTCGCGCTGTCCCTCCTCACCTGGGCCGCGGGTGCGGTGCTCTTCTGGAAGACCCGCCCGATGGAACGCCTCGGCAGGCGCCTCGCCGTGACCGACGGCCGCCACATCTTCGCCCGCTCGCTGTGGGCACTGGAACGCACCGCCCTCGAAGTCACCGGCGCCGTGCAGCGTGGATCGCTGCCCGTCTACCTCGGGACCGTCCTCGGCGTGCTCATCACCGCGCAGAGCATCGCCATGATCGTCGACCCGCCGTGGCGGCACGTGGGCCGGGTCCGCTGGTACGACTCCGTGCCGCAGCTCGGCGTCGCCGTCGTCGTCTGCATGGTCGGCGCACTGTGCGTGACGTCCCGTCAGCGCATGACCGCCGTCGTACTCGCCGGAGTCACCGGCTACGGAACGGCCGTGCTGTACGTGCTGCACGGCGCGCCCGATCTCGCGCTGACCCAGTTCGCCGTGGAGACCGTCTCCGTAGTGGTCTTCGTCCTGGTGCTGCGCAGACTGCCCGCCCGCTTCCCCGACGAGCGTCGCAGCAGCATGCTCCGCCGGGTGACCCGGCTGGTGACGGGCCTGGCGGCGGGAGGGTTCGCCGCCGTGCTGACATACGTCGCCGGAGCCGCAAGGGAGAGCCGGCCGTCCGGTCCCAACCTGACGTTCGCCACCCAGAATCACGGGCTGAAGAACGTCGTCTCCACCACCCTCGTCGACCTGCGCTCCTGGGACACCCTCGGCGAGTCGGCGGTGCTCGGCGTCGCCGCCGTCGGCGTCACGAGCCTCGTCTTCCTGCGCCGCCGCACCGGCAGCCCCGTCACGGCCTGGCCCTCCGCGGCCGAGTCCGTGCCCGGGGCGACGCCGTCCGGCGCCCCGCAGGCGCCCGCGCGCCGCCCGCCCCACGGAACCGAGGGCCGGGGCACCCACCGTGCCGGGCACGTATGGCCTCTGCGGGCGGAGACCGGCGGAAGGGCGGGACTCCCACGGCGCGGAGCGGGCGCCGTACCCCGCCGCACGTGGCTCACCGGCAGCGGCACCCTCGACCCCGAACGCCGCTCGGTGATCTTCGAGGTGCTGGCCCGTCTCGTCTTCCACCCCATCGTGGTGCTCTCCCTCTATCTGCTCTTCTGCGCCGAGAACCTGCCGGGCGGCGGCTTCAGCGCGGGCCTCGTCGCGGGGCTGGCCCTCGCCGTGCGCTATCTCGCGGGCGGACGCTACGAACTGGACGCCGCCGCCCCCGTCGACGCCGGCTTCCTGCTCGGACTCGGCCTGATGACGATGACCGGCACGGGCCTCGTGGGGCTGGTGCTGAGCGGTTCGGTGCTCCAAGCAGGCACGTTTCACGGGGAGTTGCCCGTCGTGGGCAAGTTCCACGCGGCCAGCCCCGTGCTCTTCGACACCGGCATCTATCTGCTCGTACTGGGAGTCGTACTGGACGTGCTGCGCAGCCTCGGCTCCGAGATCGACCGGCGCGTGGAGAGAGCCCTCGGTGAGGAGGCCCGCGGCCCGGCCACGACCGGAGCCCCGGCGGGCGGCGGCCCGGCAGGCGGGAGCCCGGCCACCGGCGGGGAGGCCGCACGATGAACGAGACCCTCGCACTCGTGATCACCGGCGGCGCGCTCGTCGCTGCGGGCACGGTGCTGCTGCTCAGCCGCCCCCTCACCCGCATCGTGCTGGGCACCGTCGTGATCGGCAACGGCGTCAGTCTGCTGCTGCTCGCCACCTCCGGAGCGGCCTCGCGGGCACCGCTGCTCTACCGGGTCTTCGGGCCGAAACGCATCTCCGACCCGCTGCCGCAGGCGTTCGTGCTGACCGCGATCGTCATCACCCTGGCCCTTACCGCCTTCCTGTCCGCCATGGCCTACCGCGCGTGGCAGCTCTCCGGCACCGACGACGTACAGGACGACGTGGAGGACCTCCGGGTGGCCCACCGCGCCGAGTACGGAGAGGAACACACGGAGGACACCGGGCCCCGGCAGCCCAGGGAGCGTGAACGCCGCGCCCGTAGGCGGGAGATGCTCGGCACCGGCGCGGGGGAGGCACGGCGGCCCTCCCGGCACGGCGGCGCCCGGGTCGCCGCACCACGCCCCCGCCGCTCAGCCAGGCACTTCCACGAGGCCCGGCGCCGTGCCCGCGCGGAGACCAGGTCCCACCATGCGCGCGAAGTACGCATGGAGACGGAACAGGAAGCCGCGGACGAGGACCTGTGGGAGACCATCCTCGGGGCGGACCGTTGAACGCCCCCGTTCACGGTCTCAGTCCCGGTCCCGGTCTCAGTCCCGGTCCCCGTCGCGGTCCCGGCCCCGGTCTCGGTCGGGAGCCGGTTCGCAGCCCCGGTCCCGCCGCCCGTCGCCATCCCGGTCCCGCCGCAGGTCCCAAATCCCGCGCCGGAGCCCAGCGTTGATCGCCGCGTCCTCGGCCGGCGCCGACGGCCCGGCCTCGGCACTCGTGGCCCTTCCCGTAGTGCTCCCGCTCTTCGCCGCCGGGCTGAAGCTCGGCATCGGCGTACGGCTGCGCCGCGCGCAGCGCGTCATCAGCACCGCCGTACTCGCGACCGTCCTGGCCGTGGCACTGGTCCTGCTGGTCGACGCCGACCGCTACGGCCCGCAGGTCATGTACGCCGGAGGCTGGCGGCCCCCGGTCGGCATCGTCCTCGTCGCGGACCGGCTCTCCGCGCTGATGCTGGTGGTCTCCTCGGCGGTGACGCTGTGCGTGCTGCTCTACTCCATCGGACAGGGCATGGCCGACCAGGAGGAGACCACCCCGATGTCGGTCTTCCACCCCGCGTATCTGGTCCTGGTCGCCGGGGTCTCCAACACGTTCCTCGCCGGTGATCTCTTCAACCTCTACGTCGGCTTCGAGATCATGCTGACCGCCAGCTATGTGCTGCTGACCCTCGGCGGCACCGTCACCCGCATCCGTGCGGGAGCGACGTATGCGATCGTCTCGCTGCTGTCCTCTGTGCTCTTCCTCGCCGCCGTAGCGGTCGTCTACGCGGCGACGGGCACCGTGACGATGGCCGAACTCGCCCTCAGATTCGACGAGTTGCCCGCAGGCATCGCCGTACTGGCACAGATCTCGCTGCTGGCGGTCTTCTGCACCAAGGCCGCGGTCTTCCCCCTCGCCGCGTGGCTCCCCGACTCCTATCCGACGGCGCCCGCCCCCGTGACGGCCGTGTTCGCGGGGCTGCTGACGAAGGTCGGCATCTACGCGATGCTGCGCACCCAGACGCTGCTCTTCCCCGGAGGGCGACTCAGCGGGGTGCTGATGGTCCTCGCGCTGCTGTCGCTCCTCGTCGGCATCCTCGGGGCGGTGGCACAGACCGACCTCAAAAGGCTGCTGTCCTTCACCCTCGTCAGCCACATCGGCTACATGATCTTCGGCATCGCGCTGGCCACCCGCGCCGGATTCGCGGGCTCCGTCTTCTACGTCGTGCACCACATCACGGTGCAGACGACGCTCTTCCTCGTCGTGGGGCTCGTCGAACGACGCGGCGTCACCACCGATCTGCGGCGTCTCGGCGGCATCGCGAAGCTCTCGCCGATCCTCGGCATCGTCTTCTTCGTCCCCGCGATGAACCTCGCCGGGGTGCCGCCACTGCCGGGATTCCTGGGCAAGTTCGGGCTGCTGCGCGCGGGCGTCGCACACGGTGGGGCGCTGGTCTACGTGCTGATCGCGGCCGGAGCCGCCACCAGTCTGCTCACGCTCTACGCCCTCGCGAAGGCGTGGAACCTGGGCTTCTGGCGGGCGGCGCCGCCGCAGCTCTACGTGGTGGGCGTGGTGCTCGACACCGTCGAGACGGACGAGGAGACCGAGGAGGCACCGGGCGCCACGGGCGCTGCCGCCGGTGCCGGCGGCAGCGCGGCCGCAGCCTCCGGCGGCACGGGAGCCGTCGACGTCGATGTGCTCGCCGGCCGTGGCGAGGCGGCCAGCTTCGGCGGCCGGTCCATCACCACCGGACAGCCGCCCGCCGCGATGCTCGTACCGACCGCGGCCCTCGTCGCCTCCGGGCTGGTGTTCACCGTGCTCGCCGGTCCGCTGTCGTCGCTGACGGGCCGTGTCGCACAGGAGATGACCGCCCGCACCCCCTATGTGAAGGCGGTGACCGGCAGATGAGCGAACAGCCCGCCCCGTGGCGGGGCACGACGGGCGCACCGGACGGGAGCCCCGGCGGGCGGGCCCCGGCGCCGCAGCCGGATCCGCGCCGCACAGTGGCCCATGGTTCTGGGCCTGACCGTGTTGTGGGTACTGCTGTGGGGGACGCTCACCGCCGCCAACGTCGTCACCGGCGTCGTCGTCGGCGTCGTCGTGTGCGTGATCTTCCCGCTGCCGCCGATCGAGACACAGGTGCGGCTGCGTCCCGTGGGCATCGTGCGCTTCACCGTACGGTTCGTGCTCGACATGGCCGCGTCGAGCTGGCGCCTCAACCGCTACATCCTCGGGCCGCGCCCGCCGCTGTGCGCGGTGCTGGCCGTACGGATGCGCAGCCCCAGCGATCTGATGCTGACGGCCACGTCCGTCGCGGTCGCGGCCGTGCCCGGCAGCAACGTCCTCGATGTGCACAGGGCTTCGGGAACGATGTACGTGCATGTGATGGGCGCCGAGGGGGAGGCCGAACTGGAACGGGCGCGATATGAGGTGCTGCGCCTGGAGGACCGCGTCGTGCGGGCCTTCGGTACCCGCGCCGACGTCGCCGCCCTCGACGCACGCGGTGGCAACGGCGGCGCGGCCGCGGGCAGTTCGGGCGGAAGGGGCGGTCCGTGGAAGCGGCCCTGAGCGTCGTCGTCGCGTTGCTGCTCGCCTCCGGGGTGCTCGTGACCGTACGGCTGGTTCTCGGGCCCTCGACGCTCGACCGCGCCGTGGCGCTCGACGCGCTGGTCGCGGTGGTGATGGCGGGGATCGGCGTGCTCACCGCCGCCCGGCAGATCCCGTACTACCTCCCTGCGCTGCTGGTCCTCTCCTTCCTGGGCTTCACCGGATCGGTCAGCATCGCCCGCTTTCTCGCCCTGAGGGACGAGGCAGGAGGCGAGGACCCGGACGCGAACTACGGGCCTGAGGAGGGGAGTCGGGGCGGGCACGGTCGCGGCGGTCGGCGCGGCGACCGGGACGGCGAGGAGCGCGGGAGCACGGCGGACGACGGGCGCGGCGGCAGGCGCGGTGGCGGACCGGAGCAGGGGAGCGGCGGATGAACTGGTCGGGGGCCGCCGATGCCGCGGCCATGATCTGCATGATCGCGGGCGCGGTGCTGTGTCTGCTCGCGGGCATCGGACTCGTGCGGCTGCCGGACGTGCTGACGCGGATGCACGCCGCCACGAAGCCGCAGGCGCTGGGCCTGCTGCTGGTACTGATCGGCGCCGGGCTGAGGCTGCGCAGCGCCGCCGACCTGGGG from Streptomyces marispadix includes:
- the mnhG gene encoding monovalent cation/H(+) antiporter subunit G — protein: MNWSGAADAAAMICMIAGAVLCLLAGIGLVRLPDVLTRMHAATKPQALGLLLVLIGAGLRLRSAADLGTLILVGIFQLLTVPVAAHMVGRAAYRTGRTDREHLVVDELGAEAPNSSGGERR
- a CDS encoding Na+/H+ antiporter subunit E, with product MRAAQWPMVLGLTVLWVLLWGTLTAANVVTGVVVGVVVCVIFPLPPIETQVRLRPVGIVRFTVRFVLDMAASSWRLNRYILGPRPPLCAVLAVRMRSPSDLMLTATSVAVAAVPGSNVLDVHRASGTMYVHVMGAEGEAELERARYEVLRLEDRVVRAFGTRADVAALDARGGNGGAAAGSSGGRGGPWKRP
- a CDS encoding Na+/H+ antiporter subunit D, which codes for MAASSAGADGPASALVALPVVLPLFAAGLKLGIGVRLRRAQRVISTAVLATVLAVALVLLVDADRYGPQVMYAGGWRPPVGIVLVADRLSALMLVVSSAVTLCVLLYSIGQGMADQEETTPMSVFHPAYLVLVAGVSNTFLAGDLFNLYVGFEIMLTASYVLLTLGGTVTRIRAGATYAIVSLLSSVLFLAAVAVVYAATGTVTMAELALRFDELPAGIAVLAQISLLAVFCTKAAVFPLAAWLPDSYPTAPAPVTAVFAGLLTKVGIYAMLRTQTLLFPGGRLSGVLMVLALLSLLVGILGAVAQTDLKRLLSFTLVSHIGYMIFGIALATRAGFAGSVFYVVHHITVQTTLFLVVGLVERRGVTTDLRRLGGIAKLSPILGIVFFVPAMNLAGVPPLPGFLGKFGLLRAGVAHGGALVYVLIAAGAATSLLTLYALAKAWNLGFWRAAPPQLYVVGVVLDTVETDEETEEAPGATGAAAGAGGSAAAASGGTGAVDVDVLAGRGEAASFGGRSITTGQPPAAMLVPTAALVASGLVFTVLAGPLSSLTGRVAQEMTARTPYVKAVTGR
- a CDS encoding monovalent cation/H+ antiporter complex subunit F produces the protein MEAALSVVVALLLASGVLVTVRLVLGPSTLDRAVALDALVAVVMAGIGVLTAARQIPYYLPALLVLSFLGFTGSVSIARFLALRDEAGGEDPDANYGPEEGSRGGHGRGGRRGDRDGEERGSTADDGRGGRRGGGPEQGSGG
- a CDS encoding Na(+)/H(+) antiporter subunit C; this encodes MNETLALVITGGALVAAGTVLLLSRPLTRIVLGTVVIGNGVSLLLLATSGAASRAPLLYRVFGPKRISDPLPQAFVLTAIVITLALTAFLSAMAYRAWQLSGTDDVQDDVEDLRVAHRAEYGEEHTEDTGPRQPRERERRARRREMLGTGAGEARRPSRHGGARVAAPRPRRSARHFHEARRRARAETRSHHAREVRMETEQEAADEDLWETILGADR